Genomic DNA from Phyllopteryx taeniolatus isolate TA_2022b chromosome 10, UOR_Ptae_1.2, whole genome shotgun sequence:
atgtgaaaaggaCATTGTAGTTCACACATACTTGGTGCACACTAGACATgtccattgacatgctaatgtCGGGTTGGGTTGTTTTTCACATGTAACAGGACACATAAGAGTGGCCATTCACAAACTGTCCACCAATCCAGACTGCACCCAATCTACAAACTCTTCAACACAATTGGTTGACTcgttttgtttgaaaccacaaGGCCAATTCTACTGCAAAGAGTGTCAACATGTTCATATTGTAAATCAAATAAAGTGACATGATGAACCCCAACTTAACACAAGTTTATGTGCAGAGTTCAATTCACATTATCGTGCCATGATAGTCCGGTGCATAACCATTCCAGGCTGTTAATGACTTCCAAAATTCAAAATATGAACATAAATTCATATAAATATTGACAAACCATAAGGTTTTGATGTGTATTTTTATGGGGTGTTTCTAGACCCCCAAGGGAGCCCAGGCAAGAAGGAACATGGGGGCCCGCCCAAAAAACAAAGGCCAagatgaataaagcaaatatatattttattaaataattgacatGAACAAAGCTTGCTTAAAATAAACAAGCCTGCTAGTAGGGGGACACATAAGGGTGATTCCTGAATTTGCGAAATTGCCTGGGTTGCGTGCCCCGTTGCGGCGGGTCCTCGGTTAACGACAGAGTTCCATTGAAATGTTGACGACGTACGGAACGAGCTGGAGTCTCCGACAGTAGGGGTGATGGGACTATCACTAACCGGAGCTAATGAGGCTAACTACTATGCTCATCCACAACCATCTTATTTTCCTCCTCTTGGAATCGATTGTGTCACCTTTTTGGACAGATATTACGCTGATCGACAAAGCATGGGTGACAGCAGCAGGCGGAAAAGTAGTTGAAAGTCTCGATTAGCGATTAAtcgacttcaagctttaaacTTGGGAGGAGTAAAGTCGACTAATCGGTTCAACAGGACTGTGTGTAAATCTACGCTATATAAATCATgattcaagtaaatatttgtatggaaaacacttgtaggccataaatataaaacaatcaaaagaaAACCAATTATGGGATACTAGAGGGGTAACTGAGTCCGTCAGTGCCTGAGCATTGTGCACCGTTCGTAAACCCGAAAAGTCGGATTTACGTATGAGCAACTAATTGAACCTTACCAGGGGGTCATTTTATAAAATTtgtgttttatactgtatacacttttGCTATCAATTAATATATTCACAtctgttttgatttttatttgcatttatgtatttgtgattctcaactggtgggtcgggagCCAAAAGTGGATCGCggagccattttgggtgggtagCGGAcaggtagaaaaaaaatgtcgagCATAATTCAGACAGTTAAAAGCGTTACAGTTTATTTGGTCTGCAGTCctcatttcctaaaaataagaaaaactattgatgttgcactttcctaaaaagatgaGACTAGTGCCAAGATATAACATTTTGTACATACAGTTATGTCGATCCTCAGTTTATTAATAAGGTGTTTtgaaaggcactttaaacatCTAAGCATATGCTTAAAGTTATGATATTCATGTTTTCATAGgctattttttaacaatatgttcTGTATTGTTCCTAAATTCTGTAAAAGTGAATTGCAATTTCGCGCAAAATGCGGGTCCCacggtgacaacagttgagaaccaatgCTTTATGCACCATttaaatatatctatttttagtttttacctTATTGGATATATTTTATACTGTTTTGAAACACACGAGTAACCAAATAGTACAGATAAATAGCTCCTTGTCCTTTTAAGGCTAATTTTGAAAAGATTTTCAGACTATCGATGAAAGGACTGTCTTTATATTGAACAATTCAAGGACACTTGAAACTGGATGGAAATGGCACCACATGTGTTCACGGCCACTGtcgttttgttttcaaagatgAAAGGACGGTGAGATCAACATTACAATGTGCACTTTAATGTGTCATCCATACTGACCATCCCAGGTAAGTGGAGCGTCTTCTCTCAGCGTTCGACGAGAATGGAAAGCACAAGGAGTtgctgggggaggggggaggaagaaaaaaaaatgcacccacGAGCATCTCAATAAATTCCAGTATCTtcgaaaagttcatttatttagtaATTCAATTCAACAACTGAAGGTCTATATAATACAGTCATCAAACACaagggaaaatacttttcagaggacGAATTGCTACATAATTTCTTCTTTTGATTGTTTCCTTATAGTCATTTCTTGAGACGGATGAATTTGGGGGTTTCCTTAGCTGTCAATTTATAATCATCAAAACGCTATAAAGAAATCAATAAAGAGTTGGCTCTGTGAATATGAGTTTCACATGTATTATAATAAATCAATATTTAGTAGAAATAATGCATATTTGTATGAATTATGGGTATAAAGGTAATGAAATTGAAGATCAACgtttaaagttacattttgattgAAGTTAATGTGAAAACGCATGAAATAGCGTGATGCGTTTGTGTCGCAGGAAGGCTGCTAACTTGAAAAGCACAATTTCCTTGCAGTGTGCTTCTCTGAATGGAGGTGTTAGTCCCGCTGGGTTGATCGCATGGCCAGGATTCTTTTGCAGTTTACGGATTAAACCTCCCGCAGGAAAGGAGCATCAATGGTAAGAATGAGATTAGCCGTTCTTTGAGGGGCATCTgcctccacaaaaaaaaaaaaaaaacagattaaacATCATTTATTGTCTGCGTAAGAACGCACAGGAGGATTAGTTGGCTCAGTTTGGGCGACGTCCGTTTAACAAGGGTATATAGTTAAAAACGAAAAAGATGCAATTGCAGGTGTGCTTGTGCTTTGTGGTTATTTGGCGCAGTTTAATCCGTTTTGGAACCACCACAAGGCCGCTATTAAGAAGACAAACCAGTTTGGCCACACTGTGACAACGATCGGCTTCGAACGATATGTACTCATTACATTTCATCTAAACTATAAAGTACAAATGATCCGCGCGTAATCATTTAAATCCGAAAGGGCATGTTGGTGAAGACGTCCGTGACATACGGTACTATTAGTTTTCAAAACATTCGGTCGGTGGCGTGTCAAATGGCAGCGTGGGATCGCTCACACCCACGCGCCAGACCGCGCAGGCTCGTGCGCACCAAGGGTCAACTTCACACTGCCGGCGTGACAACAAAACACCCCTCGTGCTTCGAGAACAATCCTCCCTTCCAGGGTACTGCGTGGCGTTATTGTGGCAGCTGCGCGTCTAAAACGTCACGTTCTCgtagaagaaagaaagaaagaaaaagaaaaaaagggtttcTTCAATCACGTGACCCACTCTTTAGTTGCAAAAGAGCCAAATCACAGTGGTCCTGATACCAAAGTTGGTCTAATTAAACAGAAGAACGGCTTCGCCAGACGAAATCGAAACATTTGGAATGGTCCAGCCACAACCCAAAACCTcaaaagaaacacttttacaatttGACATATTTGGAAGGCTTCTGCAATTAGCCCAATTTTGAAACCGTCAAGACCAATAACTTCTTATCCCAAAAGACTGAATGTTGTCATTAAAGCAAATGCGCTTTGACAAAACAacgatttatttatatttcaaacaCAGACGTTTCCCTTTAGCCGATTAGAAGATGGTTCACATTAAGACAGAATAGGTCCTTaaacagtaataataaataaattggagATCTGAAAAGCCGGCATTTTAAACAGGGGTGAGTACTTTATCCAATCGGTCGCAATTGAACTCTTTGCACATCATCACAATATGGCACGCAGAGGTACTGGCATacttaagtttttctttttactattTATAGGCCCCAAGTGTTTTTCATGACGATGACACGTTACGTTAATCCTCATGTACACTTTCAGGATTAATTAGATGATCCTACACTTCTACTTTTTCTGGACCATATTTTTGGGGAAGTCGAAGTAAATGTCAGCAAAATCCTTCTCGCTAAGTTGACAAAGTTGGACGGATGGATTTGTATTCAAATAGCTACTGACAAGTGTGTAGTATGGatgttttatacagtacatgttgtcTCGTCACCCCACACCTTTAATTGACCACTTTTTTTCCAAAGTGCATTTATGTTCATCACAAGCTGGTTCCAATCCCATCCATTGCACTCTGAAAGTCACAGTGTCGATTTTGAAGAGTGCAGGCTCAACACTTGACCATCCTTTTGTCATACTAAATTCTAATTCAAAATTTTCTAAGGCAGCATTGGCACTGTGGATCGCCATCACTTGACAGCAATCTAGACAAGCTGTTGAATCAGtttcatggggggaaaaaaataaaataaaataaaataaaaataataataaagtttattagttaCAAACACTAAGTTGCAACAGTAAAGCTGCAGATGAACGACATTTGCAGGTGGATTTCAATGGCATCTTCCACCTCTGTGAAGTGTGGGTGTCTCTATGTGTTTTGCTGCATCGATCTTCACTTGGTCAGATTTTCCCGACAGCGAGGCCTTGTGCTTTCTGAAACTCCTGCTGTAAACTGGACAAAAGCTGTCGGTGCTGGTCGGACTTCTTCTCCAAGTCTTTCAGGAGCGTGTCATACCGCTGACTGCAACAGAGaaggagagagaagaaaaaagacaactttAGCAACATGAATTCTATTCTCTTTTAGACTGCCAACAACCTTACAACTGGAAGACCTTTCTCACTTTTCTGGTCTCACGAGAGGACAGCAgttcacattttacaaatgtttgatTATTTGACCAAGTCAATTAGACACTCTGACACAGCCAAAACATTAATTTGAACAGGAATGGGGGACAAAATTGTCTCTATTGTGTGAAGTCCAAAAAACCCACAGAGCCATTACACGAAGACATTCTCCCTTTACAAAGAATGCTCATTTTTGATCGACAttagagaggtattcatttaacaccaggtttattactgtggttgtagtttaTGCCAGTGTGCAGTACAACTGTAATGGATCATGCTGAGAGTCGTTTCAAATTGTTCAGTTaccatttttgctgaataaatgcaagacatttgaaaaaagtatgatgcagtgcagtgcagttgtacaccaccgtataaacaaataacaaaaaccaCTGTATAAACACTAAATCAAAGACTAACTAACTAATGTTGCATATATAATCAAAATGTTCTCATGATAcagttcttgtattggatctcattagactgAGCAGATGGAACATTGAGATTGGAAAATCAATACAGTAAACCCTGCATATTCACAGCTTGGTATTCACAAATTCGCTGATTTTCTTCCCCCCcgacctatcctccattattcagTGAAAAACTGAATAGTCACTGCTTTTTGGAATGAGGTGGAGTACAGGAGGGTTGTCAAGGACTTTGTGAACTGGTGTGAGCGTAACCACCAGCTCCTGAACACCACTAAGAGAAAATCCCCACACACACTGGTGAACATCCAGGACTCGGAAAGTGAGACAGTAGACTAATTAAGGTTAACCTCAACAAAAACTGAACAGGACAGACAACACACATGCTCTGTACAAGAAGACCAGCGTCGCCTCCACTTGCTGAGGAGTTTGAGGTCCTTTAACATAAGCAGAGCCTTGCTCAGGACTTTTTATGACACTGTGCTGGCCTCAACATTGTTATATGCCATCGTGTGCTAATGAGGAGGCATCACGggaagagataaaaaaaaaaaaagagactcaaCAGAGTGGATAAGAACGCTTGCTCTGTCCTGGCCCACCAAATGGACTCCATTGAGGAGGTGGCGGACAGAAGGCTGACATCCATTAAGGACAACACTTCCCACCTCCTGCACTATATTGTTAGGTCCCGCAACAGCTCCTTCAGTGCCAGACTTTTACACGCTAGGTGCAGGACAGTCATTCCTTCACACAGCAACAGGACTGTTCACTTGCACCAAATAACCatatagcacacacacacacaaactttcaAATCCCACTTATATGCAATATTTTCTGTACATTAAAAACACTTATTTTGATAATACTTTTTCTTTTCGTAATATTGTATTGTTTGCTGCTGAAACCGGTGAATTTCCCAGCTGTGGGATCAATAAAATCTTTGTGATCAGGCCAAAGCAAAGACCGTactgctttggcgccatccagtggcatcttggtgtcatgGAGTATGTTAAAGAGCGTTGAGACATAGGCAGATTTTGACAGTGCTTAGCCGCTATCTTGTGGCAATTACAAATCGTTTTAGGGGGAAAATGAGTGACTTGCGGATTTTTGCTATAATAGCGGATGTTCACTCTACATGTGTTATCTGTGATACAGTAATAGCCATCATATTGCTGGCATTGGGCGGAATCCGCATATCTCCGTAACTATTACGTTTCAGGAAAAcgcccaaaacaaacaaacaaacaaacaaaacaagaaaacggaaagtttgttgagccattaacattgcattttcAAATGGAGCAAAGGATTTTTATTACTTTAGCATGGTCAACGTGTTGTAAAATTAAGATACATGTAATAACATACATGTTGGAACTGACCAAAAGTATAGaagttgtaaaatatgtgaaaaaaaaaaatgaaactgatAACATTTGGAATCACAATCCTCGTTATTCCCAagtatgacaaaaacacaaggaatttgtctaagGTACATGGAGGTTTTGGCCATACGCCAGCAATATtgatatatattattaaattatttaatattaatattttattataatacccatccattttctattctgttggtcctcattagggtcacaggtgagctccatcctatcacagctgactttgggcgagagcttGGGTACACCTACTATTGATTGTATGAACACTCGTAGGGCACATTgacacaaacagccattcatgCACACATTTAGACttctggacaatttagtcttcaattagcctaacatgcatgattttggaatttAGAAGTAAGCCAGATCGCTTGAAGAAAATCAACGCAAGCATGGGCAAGACATGCATACATCACAGGAAGCCTGGAGCAGATCTTCAAACCCAAAACATCAGAATGGGAGGCGGATATTGATGCTAACCACTCGTTCACCAGGGTGTCCCATTAAGAACGAAggggatttatttaaaaaaaaaaaaaaaaaaaaaaaaaaattgtccactACTTATTGGGATTCAGAATTTTCTTCATCTTTGTTCCTTCAAAAATGGAGGCTCATGGTTTGAGTTCCGCtgcgaaaaagaaaaacaacaacaaaaaaaccagcAAAGATATGCTAGTCTGCTTCCCGGTGACTGTCGGGATCGCTTTGAGCAAGGCACTAAACCCCCACTGAGGGCGCAGCACCATTTACACACCCCTTCACTATAACATCTCTCCTTGCCTTcctgcatttgttttgtgtgtagcaaaaatatacagcacagtatacagtacattgtgttTCCCTTTACAATTGgtataatacatttacaaacatcTAATTAAAAATCGAACCAGATAGGTTGAAAGTGTGACCTTGAGGTTAGCATGTTGGCATGACAGTTTTGAGGGATCCAATCTCGACATTGGCCTTCCCGTGTGGCACCTTTGTTCGTtatctcccacattccaaaaacatttacgTTAAGTTAATCGAAGaaacaaaattgtccataggtttgaatTCTTGTTGGTCTATAtgtgcgattgactggtgaacTCGCGTGTCCCCACCACTcccccaaaagtcagctgggacaggcttcaCCTCAGCCGCAACcccaatgaggataagtggttcagaaaacagatggatgagTAAaagcaaatatatacagtatatgaggttgGGCAGATAAAAGGTGACGGAACTTCAACAGAGTAACTCACATCTCTCCGTTGATGTATTCCAGCCTTTTTGTCACAGTCGCTTTGGCCTCGTCCAAGTCTTGTTTTACCAAAACAGGGCCAATCAATTTGTATACCGTGTTAGCACTGTCAAGTATATCTAGCTCCTAGAAGCAGTCAAAAAATGCAGCAGAGTTATAAAACATGTGTATGGCAACGACAGAGAACTAAGCATAGAGTTTGTCGGTAACATTACCTCTTTGACGATATTATTCTCTGCGAGCTGCGTCTCCAGCTTCTGTCGGGCTGCCATGCTCTTGCTGACATCTAAGACCCAAAGACAGTCGGTAGTACGTCGATTTCGTAACACGTATCAAAACAAcctttttaatgcattttgtaATCATAAACAAGAATGCACGGAATCCAGATCCCGTCGAATACATGACTATATCCTTATATGGGAAGCTAGCAAGTCAACATAGCCAGAAACCTTGCAGCGCCACTTAACACATACCTTTTTGCATCTGAGTATATTTTTCCAACTCGGTGTTTAGTTTCTTTTGAATGACCTCTGCCATGTTGGTCTTTTGTTTATATAACAACAAATGGTCAGTATGTTGAGTCAATATTGCAGAGAACAACGAAGTGGTTTGTTAATGTAGTCAGTACCGGAAAAGGCGATGGTAGGGGCaggatgtttttcttcttctttggtatTTATTGGTAGTTAGCCACTAGCTACTAGGCGTGTTACCGCCATCTACCGATCTGGAGTAAGGAAAAGGagattataaaaaaattataaataaaaatgaatgaatcaatcgTTTTATCCcccattttgtgtgtgctgtagttataattcatttttaaataataggtTTCATAGAACTTTGCAtaatatttagcatttattgGCAccttggccgactggttagagcctcacagttctgaggacctgggttcaatccccggccccgcctgtgtggagtttgcatgttctccccgtgcctgcgtgggttttctccgggcactccggtttcctcccacatcccccaaaacatgcatggtaggttaattgaagactctaaattgcccgtaggtgtgaatgtgagtgtgaatgattgtttgtttatatgtgccctgcgattggctggcaaccagttcagggtgtaccccgtctcctgcccgttgatagctgggataggctccagcactcccgcgacccctgtgaggataaacggctcagaaaatggatggatggatgtgtacgGTCAGACTGATTAGACTGATTATTTCTGATTATTTCGCTGACCACCTCTAGTGGTCAGCGAAATAATCAGTCTAAGTACAATTCATTTGAAGATAAATTCAATGTATTTGCacttaatctttaagaactgtttttaaaaatgtatttaggtaaaatgtaacttttgtgtgtactacattttaattgaatcaatacttacgatttttttatttccacatttcagtgcagtgttaatgttcaaactatattaacaataataataataataataataattagtcgTATTTCTTTCGTTTCGTCTGTCACGGTGCGCCTTTTTACGACATCGTTTTGCTTTACGGCACTGCACAGAGTTCACCGTTGTCCCGTAGAAAATGGCTTCGTCGTTTTGGAAAGGCGTCGTTGGCGTTGGACTTTTTGCCTTAGCACACGCAGCTTTCTCAGCGGCACAACGTGAGTTTATTTGTGTGACGTGAGTGTCCGTGCAGTTGTCACACGGGAGAGGGGCTCGAAGGGCAGAGATTAAATTAGCGGCTGCTCGCTAGGCCTTGTGGGGCGACGACTAGCTTGCAAGATGCTAACTCAGCTCAAATGAGCTCATGCAAGGATGACATCCCTACATCTTAACTTAATAAATCACAACGTAATCTTGAGTGTGCTGGTTTTTATATACAAAGTCCAGTAGACTTGGTTTAATATAATCTTCTTCCTCCATCAGATCGCTCGTACATGCGACTTACAGAGAAAGAAAACGAAAACCTGCCAATCGACGTGAGTCTCATTAATTTCTCCCACGTTTAAGTTTCTCGTCGGTGCACATCAGACGTTGTTTTGACAAGCTttccttttgtttgtgttgcagaTTGTGCTTCAGACCTTACTGTCGTTCGTCATGACCTGCTATGGCATTGTCCACCTTGCTGGGGAGTTCAAAGACATGGACGCCTCGTCAGAGCTCAAGAACAAGTATGTTGCATCCACATGAACAAGCAGTATGTGTCCTCTGCAACTGGACACTTTAATATACATCTGTCCATAAAGTCTCATTACAATTTACCACATTTATTATAAATCCaaaggagtatttttttttaacctcatttaATACAGCTCTATATGGGATCGTCGACTCCACCGTTTATCCAACACTGTCCCTTTTTTGTCCACATTTTATGTGCCATGTGCAACTTGATGGATATATCTGTGGACGTCTTCCCTACTTAgtgccttttcacactgcacttagtTTGCTTGGTGTTCACCATGGGGCAGGGTACATGGAtgaacttaatggaagcaagtacagttaatgcataaaaagCAATAACATTTGACTGTAAGCACCgagttttaatttgaaaatctcagtcaatatagtgaattgtcaaggatggTACGTTtctgttgttctgcttgacaagTGGTtagtcgtgcacggtcacaaactcgacagttgtgcgctttcaagcttttattttgaaattggccAAAGAGCTCGGTGCCGGCCCTAAACGAAGCGTTAACCATACGTtcaccccctggtggctggctgactactttgcgggcactgctgcaaatgaagcgcacttcatatgcagcagtacCCGCATTTTAAATCATCAGCTGACcaaatcacgattaaaatttgattaattgtgcaCCCCTACTACCATGCCtgtttatggaatgtgggaagaaacttgagcacccgaagaaaacccacacaggcacagggagaacatgcaaactccacacaaggctacagcctggatttgaactcacaaccttagaactgtgaggtggatgtgctaaccagtcggctaccgtgccaccggaattaaatattgtatatttaaacaccaaaatgttcacccaAACCATTAATTTCGTTTAAAAAATGTCTGGcagcctaatgctaacatgtaatgCAAAATACCATAGATGTGCTAATAGAAATTAACATgaatgttacggtaattatcaACCATTTAAACAACTGCTGCTTTTtgtagcagcaacacatacagatcataaaacaatattcacaggaaTATATtatctctgctctgtgggaacaaccaCTATTACTGAGATTAGTTGGAGACCTTCTTGGTCTTAATTATGCAGCATCTAAATCCAGTAGCACTCAGCAGCCCCAATGTTGGGGCACAActtggtactacactgaaggtgtGCAGCTCTTAAAGCCTTCTTCAGCCTTGCCTGCACAGGAtgctgtccatccatccgtccatcttctgcactgcttatcctcactaggatcgcgggtgtGTTgcagcctatccaagctgactctgggtgggaggcggggtacaccctggactggtctttAGTCAAGCGTGAGGTGCTCTGTTACATGCACCAGCATTGACTGTTCCTGTTAAAATTCAATATAAATGAATGCTAGGTTTCAGATGCCACAGTATAGCAGGGGAATccacatatataaataaactcGTTCCATTTAGAAATTTGTGAGTAGCATGGGATGGTAAGTCAAAACTACTGTACCTTGAAAAAACAAGACACCTGTGAAGTTTCTCATTTTGATGCTCACTGGTTTGAAGTCTCAGGCATCATGCATGATGCGGATTTTTGAGTGAGGTGCGGTTTTCTCCAAAAACTTGCTCCACTTCCAACATGTGTATCCTTTGCAGTCTTTTCATATATAGAGCTcttgcaaaatgtatttttcaaataaacgctttatttttccttgtgcagaacatttgacacaCTGAGGAATCATCCATCTTTTTACCTTTTCAACCACCGAGGACGAGTGCTGTTCCGCACCGCAGAGGAAGAGCCGTCCTCTCAGCAAGCGCTTCCTAACCCGTTACGGCTCCGCAAGCTGGAGCATTTGCACTGAGACTGGCCTTTTTCCTGCCTGTGAAATTACTGTACTAATGTCAGATAGgactttttgttgctgttgtcgtTAGACAGAGGGGCCAGAGTCACAACTCACCATCCcctattttttttaccatcatgTATTTGTACATAATCATTCAGTCATGCTGTACAAACATGCACCTCTGTTCACTTAAGTAGTCACCTCCACGAGTGTGCCAACCCttcagtttgtttgtatatacagtatgggaATGCTTTGGAGTCTTGCATACAGAGACCCAGCCATTGTGTCTCTTCCGACACGACTTAGTTGGGCTATTTCTCTCCTTTGCACTGAATATTCTCTGTATGGagggtttaaaaaaactttcatttcaTCCATTTGTCATTCTTCATATGTCAGGGCAgcattttgttttaactttttttttttttagctccctGATGCAGAAAGGTCTTGTTTGACTTAGGTCACAGAGCATGTGCGGAGAGGAAATGCTGATTCTTCCCTCAAATGTTACTCTTGACTTGGAAGTGAAATGACAGTACATGTTTTCATTGACATTTTGTTCATCTATAATTTAATAAAAGCAACTGGATTTTACACTTGTTTTAATTTCATGTGGCTTACATTTATAGTTTTGACATTACAAATAAGCTCTGCTATCCTTGTAATTGAAtgcttttgggggggaaaattgAGCTTAGCTTGTCCCACTAGGGGCTGCCGTAGCgcttcatccttttccatgtgagcctgtcttctgcatcctcctctctaacgcCAGCTGCCCTCATGTATTCCCTCACTAAATCTATCAACCTTGTTTTAggccttcctctagctctcttgcttAGTagttccatcctcatcatcattccATCAATATACTCACTGTCTCCTCTGAACATAACCAAACTGTCAAAGCATGATCTCTAATTTTTCCAAAACATCTGACCTTGGCTGCCCCtatgatgagctaatttctaatcctatctaACCTGGCCTAGAGAAGCAGGTACACTttgtggtcgccagtcaatcgcagggcacacacaaaccgTCCAGTTAACAACATGCATGATTTGGGTGACTGCCTCTTGAAAGGACTTTGTGCAATA
This window encodes:
- the pfdn6 gene encoding prefoldin subunit 6; amino-acid sequence: MAEVIQKKLNTELEKYTQMQKDVSKSMAARQKLETQLAENNIVKEELDILDSANTVYKLIGPVLVKQDLDEAKATVTKRLEYINGEIQRYDTLLKDLEKKSDQHRQLLSSLQQEFQKAQGLAVGKI
- the mmgt1 gene encoding ER membrane protein complex subunit 5, with the protein product MASSFWKGVVGVGLFALAHAAFSAAQHRSYMRLTEKENENLPIDIVLQTLLSFVMTCYGIVHLAGEFKDMDASSELKNKTFDTLRNHPSFYLFNHRGRVLFRTAEEEPSSQQALPNPLRLRKLEHLH